In Kordiimonas pumila, a single genomic region encodes these proteins:
- a CDS encoding response regulator transcription factor codes for MRVLIVEDDEALASQIKESLLDVGYAVDVSHDGEDGHFLGDTEPYDAVVLDLGLPVMDGKSVLKRWRADGKKMPVLLLTARDSWTDKVEGLDAGADDYLTKPFIVEELLARLRALIRRSAGQSNPTLECGPVLLDTRNGKVTVSGRSIKLTAQEFKLLSYLMHHEGKVISRTELTEHIYDQDFDRDSNTIEVFVNRIRKKMGVNIIGTVRGLGYRLEADEEA; via the coding sequence ATGCGTGTTTTAATCGTTGAAGATGATGAGGCACTGGCAAGCCAGATTAAAGAAAGCTTGCTTGATGTAGGCTATGCTGTTGATGTCTCGCACGACGGTGAAGATGGCCACTTTCTTGGTGATACAGAACCTTATGACGCAGTGGTCCTTGACTTGGGCCTCCCGGTTATGGACGGGAAAAGTGTTTTAAAGCGGTGGCGTGCTGACGGCAAAAAAATGCCTGTACTGTTGCTTACTGCTCGCGATAGCTGGACCGATAAGGTAGAGGGGCTTGATGCTGGCGCAGACGACTATCTGACAAAACCTTTCATTGTTGAAGAGCTGCTTGCTCGCCTGCGCGCTCTTATCCGCCGGTCTGCGGGTCAGTCGAACCCTACGCTTGAATGTGGCCCGGTTTTGCTTGATACCCGAAACGGCAAGGTTACAGTTTCTGGTAGGTCAATAAAGCTAACAGCGCAGGAATTTAAGCTGTTATCGTACCTGATGCACCATGAAGGCAAAGTGATTTCCAGAACAGAACTAACCGAGCATATTTACGATCAGGATTTTGATAGGGATTCAAACACCATTGAAGTGTTTGTAAACCGGATACGCAAAAAAATGGGCGTTAATATCATTGGCACTGTGCGCGGCCTTGGCTATAGGCTGGAAGCGGACGAGGAAGCCTAG
- a CDS encoding ATP-binding protein, whose amino-acid sequence MKPGAWQFFSTLTGRLLVSAILWSLAALAIGGLALSFVFRSYVLSDVDQRLSMLIDTMVGISEISSDGVLRFNRPLFDQRFTTPYSGLYWQISEEGQDAFRSRSLWDYELDNDLEHRSFSIHFIEAEGPDGQRLRMAERDIILPEADRLFHYQVATDMVEVQSAIDRFNWMLVGALGLIMLTVTLALVLQVSYGLRPLRKIGRSLAEIRAGKESRIVGSWPHDLKPLAQEINALLDQNEQLVDRARTHVGNLAHALKTPLSVIQNDVEGKGDERSRRIAEQSKLILDHIDHHLKRARIAGGGSGKGLPIAERLQKLVRAVEIMTRDKGITYDLTCPKNLKFDGEKQDFDEVLGNLIDNAGKWAKAHVVVKAISVEDNRRAFLEIRVEDDGPGVPVGELETLFERGRRLDERVPGTGLGLSIVRDIVEMYGGSAHLDRSALGGLTAIIRLPAKVA is encoded by the coding sequence GTGAAGCCGGGGGCTTGGCAATTTTTCAGCACGCTCACGGGGCGTTTGCTGGTGTCTGCAATTCTGTGGTCATTGGCAGCACTTGCTATTGGTGGCCTTGCCCTTTCTTTTGTGTTTCGTAGTTATGTGCTCTCGGATGTTGATCAGCGCTTATCAATGCTGATTGATACCATGGTTGGTATTAGTGAAATATCCTCTGATGGGGTTTTGCGGTTTAATCGGCCCCTTTTTGACCAGCGTTTTACCACGCCGTATTCCGGGCTTTATTGGCAAATTTCAGAAGAGGGGCAAGATGCCTTTCGCTCGCGTTCATTATGGGACTATGAGCTGGATAATGATCTTGAACATCGCTCCTTCTCTATTCACTTTATTGAGGCTGAAGGCCCAGACGGGCAGCGCCTCAGAATGGCGGAGCGTGACATTATTCTGCCTGAAGCAGACAGGCTGTTTCACTATCAGGTAGCAACAGATATGGTTGAGGTTCAATCTGCGATCGACCGGTTTAACTGGATGCTGGTTGGGGCGCTTGGCCTTATTATGCTTACCGTAACATTAGCGCTGGTTTTGCAGGTAAGCTACGGCCTTAGGCCGCTTCGAAAAATCGGGCGGAGCCTTGCTGAAATCCGGGCGGGTAAAGAAAGCCGAATTGTAGGAAGTTGGCCGCATGATCTAAAGCCGCTTGCGCAGGAAATAAATGCGCTTCTTGACCAGAACGAACAGCTCGTGGACCGCGCCAGAACCCATGTAGGCAATTTGGCGCATGCCCTTAAAACCCCCCTTTCTGTTATCCAGAACGATGTTGAAGGCAAGGGCGATGAGCGTTCCCGCCGGATTGCTGAACAATCAAAACTCATTCTCGATCACATTGACCACCATTTGAAACGCGCCCGTATTGCGGGGGGAGGCTCAGGCAAGGGGTTGCCAATAGCAGAGAGGCTGCAAAAGCTTGTTCGGGCTGTGGAAATTATGACCCGTGACAAGGGCATAACCTACGACTTGACGTGCCCCAAAAACCTTAAATTTGACGGGGAAAAACAAGACTTTGACGAAGTGCTGGGTAATCTGATTGATAATGCGGGCAAGTGGGCAAAGGCACATGTTGTGGTGAAGGCCATAAGCGTAGAAGATAACCGCCGGGCCTTTTTGGAAATCAGGGTAGAGGATGATGGGCCGGGGGTGCCTGTTGGTGAACTGGAAACGCTTTTTGAACGGGGCAGGCGGCTTGATGAGCGTGTGCCGGGCACAGGGCTTGGGCTTTCCATCGTGCGGGATATTGTCGAAATGTACGGCGGTTCAGCACATTTGGACCGGTCTGCTCTTGGTGGGCTAACGGCGATTATTCGGTTGCCCGCAAAAGTAGCCTAG
- a CDS encoding DUF423 domain-containing protein: MKAPSIIAVAGVSGFLATVLAASGSHSFNLTGAEAGFFQQANEFHFYHTFALVATAVLAKWGKERTATTAALMFIAGILCFSGSLYIRAIMGPGSLGSFHWVTPVGGMLLMVGWLAMAIGSTRNT, translated from the coding sequence ATGAAAGCACCCTCTATTATAGCAGTTGCTGGCGTTAGCGGATTTCTGGCTACAGTACTTGCAGCATCAGGCAGCCATAGCTTTAACCTGACCGGTGCTGAGGCTGGCTTCTTTCAGCAAGCCAATGAATTTCATTTTTATCACACCTTTGCCCTTGTAGCCACCGCCGTACTAGCAAAATGGGGCAAGGAACGAACGGCAACAACCGCAGCTCTCATGTTTATTGCAGGGATTTTATGTTTTTCCGGTAGCCTTTATATACGTGCCATTATGGGACCGGGCAGCTTGGGTAGCTTTCACTGGGTAACACCGGTCGGCGGCATGCTTTTAATGGTCGGGTGGCTAGCAATGGCCATTGGTTCCACAAGAAACACCTAG
- a CDS encoding GMC family oxidoreductase yields MNTKIYDYIIIGAGSAGCALAARLSENRSVSVLLLEAGDRDTSLNISMPGMIINVVPPNKLNWSYWTVPQKHLQGRSLYWPRGKVLGGSSAINGLLYVRGNSRDYDEWAQMGCTGWSFDELLPYFKKSEGSDRENDAFHNSDGPLKTSQHTSASPLNIAFLKAAKEMGLPYTDDFNGPTQEGVGWYDQTIKKGRRQSAAKAYIHPAANRKNLTVITGAHVQRMLLQGRKVTGVEVFRNNQTETWQAGREIILCGGAVNSPQVLQLSGIGDPVDIQNVGLPVLHELPGVGKNLQDHLDLTLYAHLNAPLSVIKYNAPLKAFTELAKWFMKKPGVISDCITPVGGFLKTDKALERPDIQLHIMLAMANKPHGLSRPKEHGFGIHICQLRPHSRGTISLNSCDPRAPARIDPNYLSAPEDINVMRRGAKMVRALMRQNSLNAIIEKEKSPWDEIAPDDDSAVNEAIRAQAETIYHPVGTCSMGPAHSKSSVVDPNLKVIGIEGLRIADASVMPRLIGGNTNASTIMIAEKCADMIKAGQ; encoded by the coding sequence ATGAACACAAAGATTTATGATTACATAATCATCGGTGCAGGGTCGGCAGGATGCGCACTTGCCGCCCGCCTGAGTGAAAACAGATCGGTAAGTGTTTTACTGCTTGAAGCTGGGGACCGCGATACCTCGCTCAACATTTCCATGCCCGGCATGATCATAAATGTTGTACCCCCCAACAAACTTAACTGGAGCTATTGGACAGTACCGCAAAAACACCTACAGGGCCGAAGCCTGTATTGGCCGCGCGGCAAAGTACTGGGCGGATCATCTGCTATTAACGGCCTGCTATACGTGCGCGGTAATAGCCGAGACTATGATGAATGGGCCCAGATGGGCTGTACCGGCTGGTCCTTTGATGAACTACTGCCATACTTTAAAAAGTCTGAAGGTAGCGATAGAGAAAATGACGCCTTTCATAATTCAGATGGGCCGTTAAAAACCAGCCAGCACACTTCTGCAAGCCCTTTGAATATAGCTTTTCTTAAGGCCGCTAAAGAGATGGGCTTGCCCTACACGGATGATTTTAATGGCCCGACCCAAGAAGGTGTTGGCTGGTATGATCAGACCATCAAAAAGGGCCGCCGCCAAAGTGCTGCCAAAGCTTATATACACCCTGCAGCTAACAGGAAAAACCTTACTGTTATAACAGGTGCGCACGTACAGCGTATGTTACTTCAGGGCCGTAAAGTAACAGGGGTGGAGGTTTTCAGAAACAATCAAACCGAAACTTGGCAGGCCGGCAGGGAAATTATCTTATGCGGCGGCGCTGTTAATAGCCCGCAGGTTCTACAATTGTCAGGTATTGGTGACCCCGTTGATATTCAGAACGTCGGCTTACCCGTTCTTCATGAATTACCGGGTGTCGGGAAAAACCTACAGGACCACCTGGACCTAACCCTTTATGCCCACTTAAATGCCCCCCTTTCTGTGATAAAATATAATGCACCGCTCAAAGCTTTTACCGAACTCGCGAAATGGTTTATGAAAAAACCGGGTGTTATATCAGATTGTATCACACCCGTTGGCGGCTTTTTGAAAACAGACAAAGCACTGGAACGCCCTGACATTCAGCTTCATATTATGCTGGCAATGGCGAACAAACCACATGGTTTATCGCGCCCCAAGGAACATGGGTTTGGCATTCACATTTGCCAGTTGCGGCCTCACAGCCGTGGTACGATTAGCCTTAACAGCTGCGACCCCCGTGCCCCTGCACGCATTGACCCCAACTATCTTTCTGCGCCGGAAGACATAAATGTTATGCGGCGCGGTGCCAAAATGGTGCGTGCGCTTATGCGCCAAAACAGCCTTAACGCCATAATAGAGAAGGAAAAGTCACCTTGGGATGAAATAGCCCCAGATGACGATAGCGCAGTTAATGAGGCTATTCGCGCACAGGCTGAGACAATTTACCACCCCGTTGGAACTTGCTCAATGGGGCCAGCACATAGTAAAAGCAGTGTTGTAGACCCAAACCTGAAAGTGATTGGCATTGAAGGGCTACGAATTGCAGATGCGTCTGTGATGCCGCGCCTTATAGGCGGCAATACAAATGCATCAACTATTATGATCGCTGAAAAATGCGCAGATATGATAAAGGCAGGACAATAA
- a CDS encoding cytochrome P450 gives MPSPNTESQVGKQRPASIMDIPGESGLPFFGNTLKLLKDPAAYGKEMQDKYGLVYRNNVFFNNSINMIGPDANEFVLMDKGKNFSSEMGWAPYLAKLFPRGLMLMDFDEHKAHRHVMGAAFKTGPMKGYLERLNDAMPERISDWGKKKNFAFYPAIKQLSLDMATTVFLGLEPGDESAKVNEALTNMVAAAVGIVRIPIPGTLMWKGVKSRKFMIKYLGDQIEKRRKTAGTDIFTQLCQATDENGKHFTDREIIDHMNFLWMAAHDTVTSSVTTLVYELGRHPEWQQKLRNEINELGLNDGKLPYELMGKLELTEFAFKEALRINPPVPAMPRKTVRDVEFQGHRIPAGTNIGISTVATHRLESVWENAKEFDPMRFSPEGGAKERHKFAWVPFGGGAHMCLGLHFAYMQAKVIMTHLLPNYEIVLPQGYETKFQILPLIKPVDGLPITLKEIS, from the coding sequence ATGCCTTCACCCAACACAGAATCACAGGTGGGAAAACAGCGCCCCGCCAGTATAATGGATATTCCGGGGGAAAGCGGCCTACCTTTCTTTGGCAATACGCTAAAGCTTCTAAAGGATCCTGCAGCTTACGGCAAGGAAATGCAGGATAAATACGGCTTAGTTTACCGTAATAATGTATTTTTCAATAATAGTATCAATATGATAGGCCCTGATGCGAATGAATTTGTCTTGATGGACAAAGGCAAAAATTTCTCCAGTGAAATGGGCTGGGCGCCCTATCTTGCCAAGCTATTCCCCCGTGGTTTAATGCTCATGGACTTTGACGAACACAAAGCTCACCGCCATGTTATGGGGGCTGCCTTTAAAACCGGGCCAATGAAAGGCTATCTTGAACGCCTGAACGATGCCATGCCAGAGCGCATAAGCGATTGGGGTAAAAAGAAAAATTTCGCATTCTACCCTGCCATCAAACAGCTTTCCCTTGATATGGCGACCACGGTTTTTCTGGGGCTTGAACCCGGAGATGAAAGCGCCAAAGTGAACGAAGCCCTCACGAATATGGTGGCCGCAGCCGTGGGTATTGTGCGTATTCCCATCCCAGGCACCCTCATGTGGAAAGGTGTAAAAAGCCGCAAATTCATGATCAAATACCTTGGTGATCAGATAGAAAAACGGCGGAAAACGGCAGGTACAGATATTTTCACACAGCTTTGCCAAGCCACAGATGAAAACGGAAAACATTTTACGGACCGTGAAATTATTGACCATATGAATTTTCTGTGGATGGCCGCCCACGACACTGTCACCAGTTCCGTTACCACACTTGTTTACGAACTGGGCAGGCATCCCGAATGGCAGCAAAAATTACGAAATGAAATCAATGAACTAGGCCTAAATGATGGCAAGCTGCCGTACGAACTAATGGGGAAACTGGAACTCACAGAGTTTGCTTTTAAAGAAGCCCTTCGTATTAACCCGCCAGTGCCCGCCATGCCGCGCAAAACGGTACGTGATGTAGAATTTCAGGGCCACCGCATTCCGGCAGGCACTAACATTGGCATCAGTACGGTTGCCACGCACCGCCTTGAATCTGTTTGGGAAAATGCCAAAGAGTTTGACCCAATGCGGTTTTCGCCAGAAGGTGGCGCGAAAGAGCGCCACAAGTTTGCATGGGTTCCCTTTGGCGGCGGTGCCCATATGTGCCTTGGCCTTCACTTTGCTTACATGCAGGCAAAGGTTATCATGACACACCTTTTACCAAACTATGAAATTGTGTTGCCACAAGGGTATGAAACCAAGTTCCAGATTTTACCGCTGATCAAGCCCGTAGATGGCCTACCCATTACGTTAAAAGAAATTTCGTAA